The DNA segment GGATAAGCTGTTGCGGCTACGCGTTGCCGCGAGTGGTAAGTCCTGATTCCATCTTTCTTCTTTCTCCTCGCTTACTAATGGATCGTGTGTATTATTATTCGCGCGTAACACGAAAATCGATTCACCTCGAATTAGACGCTCCGTTATGGGACTCGAGCACCGCGCGTTCGTGACTGGTTCGGATAATCGTGATTTTATTTCAGCTAGGATTGTACAACATTTAAGAGTTACGCTTCTTTTTAAGATCAGAGAAAAAGAGCATTCCACTTATATTGTCCTTGTAAAATCACAGCTCATTGTCAACTATCTCCTCCACTGACTACGCGTTTTTCTTATCCAGCATAAATAGGCTACGTAAATTTATGAACCTGATATGAAGTTTCTAGCTGTTTCAGAGTAACACTATGGAATGACATACTTAAAAGTTTCACTTGAAATATCAAGAGGAACGTTTTATGGTTATAATTTTATCTTTCGAATTAAAACTAGAATTTTCCTCTGCTCAGGTACCGCAGAATGAGAAGAAATACCTGCCCTCGTCTAACTTCCAGATGCAGTACAACAGGCCGTTAGATGAAATGTCCTACATCGATTTTGATTCAGCACCTTCGCTTCCCTCGAAGAGGCCGAACATCTGCAACGACTGTGGTAATTACCTTTATATCACAATTATCGCatcaaagaaaaagaaattccTCATTATACCAAACGTTACACAAAAAATAACACTTCTACACTGACAGCTAAATCAATTTTAAAAATCTGCTACTAGAAGAttagaaattattttttttacgTTATTTGTGACATAATATACTGCAAGAAAAATTATGACGGTGAACGTGGGATTAGTTTTTGTAGAGCTACCTCTGGACATAAGTTTCCGCGCAACGCCATTCAGTAAGACATAAAAAAGTTACTGTGGTTTAACCGTGGTACCAATTTCTACGTATCTGTTACAGTCTGTGGCGTGGGACGGAAAACAAGGATCGTCGGCGGGAACGTGACAAGCGTTTACGAATATCCGTGGATTGTTAGCATGAGTAAACAAGGCATATTTTACTGCGCCGGCAGTTTAATCACGCGGAGGCACGTACTCACAGCAGCCCACTGCCTGGAAGGGTGAGTATCCTCATGTGAGACGCTATGGGGCACATAAAGTTAGGTGTGAGACAAGTTGTTAAATTGTTGAGTGTTCAAACTGCGTACCTTTACCTTGTTTGCTTTCGTTTCACTTAGATACTGAATTCAAGAATGTTGTTCTCCATATAGTGAAAGTGATGAGTGTGAGATAATTATCGTGAGTTGGTTGTGATACATATAACGCAGAACGTGTTTAACTTTGAGTCATATCTTAGATAATGAAGTCGAAAACGAGTGTCGCAATTTTTTAGAAAATATTTCTAAGTAACTATCTCGTTGCTTACTTTACAACGTGTGTTACGTACTACAACAACGCGTGTTATATTTGTCCATTTAAATCGTTTCTAATTAGCATCTTCAACTTTCGACCCATTCGCCTTCGAAACCGTGCACAGCAAACGAACGTGAGCAAATCAAAACCATCTCGAAGTGGAATTTTTTCTAAACAAATGTTTTTGGAAAATGTTCATACCCTTTAATCAAGTTTTATGTTAAATGGTAACATAAAATGGTGTGAATATTTCCTGTAGCTGTGTTCATGAATTCTAGGTTCGACAAGAGGATTATCAAACTCGTGCTGGTGGACAATGACCGGAAAAGGATGGACAAGAACTCCATAATTCGCCGTATCAAATCGGTCGTTATCCACGAGAACTTTCACGCGTACACATACAACAACGACATCGCTATCATCGAGATGGACCGACCGGTAGATGTGAACGGTGTCGTACGAACCGCCTGTTTACCCGAAGACAGTAAGTACGCTTCAATTATGCAGTTTACCACAATATTGCGACAAGAAACGGTGTAAAATGAAAAAATACTCGTGATCGTGCAGCTACTAACGATAACACTTTGCGTTTTATAGAAGCCATCGACTACACGGGTGCAACTGCCACAGTGATCGGTTGGGGTCGAACTGGAGAGGGTGAGCCAGTGAGTGACGAATTGCGGAGGGTGAATCTGCCAATTTTGTCACAGGAGGAATGCGATCAAGCTGGTTACCAGCAAAATCGTATCACTGAGAATATGTTCTGCGCTGGATACCTCGAGGGTGAAATTGATGCTTGCTTCGTAAgtgttaattaaatttttgtACAACTATAGGTTATTCTGTTCAATacagtaatatatatatatatatggataTTAAACAATGTTTTCCTATTTAAGTTGTACTAATTAAATCCTACCATTGTTACAGGGCGACAGTGGTGGTCCCCTGCATGTGAAAGGAACGTATGGACATTTGGAAGTAATAGGTAACCTTATCATTTGTTACTTATTAGAACTTTCGTTGCGATACTATACCATTATTagatattgttattattatagattagaatattaaatataatatattggtTTGTGTTTAGGTATCATTTCATGGGGTCGTGGTTGCGCGAGACCAAACTTCCCAGGAATCTATACGAAACTAACGAATTACCTTGGATGGCTCAAAGACCATTTAGGCGACGAATGTGTCTGTCCGCCACCTCGTCGTTATTAATTTcctgttttaaaaatcattgttTAAATGTTAAGGATTTTTATTGCTTAGGATGATACCCTTCGAACACGGTTCATTTAACAACATTTCGACTAAACAGGACGATCAGTATTAGAGTGAGGTGCGTTCGTTAGTTGATTTCGTTCGACGTTTATAAATATATGCAcgtttatatattaatattgaCAGTGTGTCTGTAAATAGCTGCGGATCGTGTACAATCCAGCCATCGTAGTGTATCGTTAATTTATTGCAGTCGTTCGTTCGGTTGCATGTAGTTGAGGTAATCTAGTCCAGTGTATATACATAAAGATGTTCCGATTTtctgtgatgtcgcgttttctgTATAAAACCAGTCGTTGAATAAAGAGCCTGTTTACCAGTAAATAAAGAGCAAAATTATCGTACAAAAATTTTTCTCGTCGTTCGATTCGAGATacgattaaaaaataaaattggtACTTTCGAACAATCACTTCGTTTAAATTCTACCATTGCTTTCGTGGAACAGCGATACGACAAATTTGAGAAACTAATGAAAAattatatgatattcactgacGTCAGTGTATGCAAATGTTAGGAAAATAGAAGTGAAATTATAAATCAACAAGTATAGCTGGTACGATGAAAGTTAGGTACGAAAAAAAATTCTCTCCGCCGTCTGACGAATGAGTAATTGCTTAAGTAAAAGCAAACATAAATTTAAATGAACTTCAGATTTGATTGCCGttttaattaataaagtttTCTCATTCCAATAATTCATGGATAATTGAAACCGTTTGATTAGAAATTTGAAAGCATCGACTATCGTTTAATTTTATGCTCGATTTCGACCACAGTGgacgtatcgatctcaattttggACAGCAAAGTGTTTAAATAATGGCTGCTCGCTCGGACGAACCGATACGAGTTAACGGTTGCTGAAAATACGGCTTGAAAAAAGGCTAGATATGGCGACGAGATGTTAGATAAACGGCAGTCCTCGATCGAGATGAACGGGGAATAACAGAAACCGGGTCAGTAGTCAGAAACGTTTTGCTTTCAACGGTGAATGTGGGTTAGTGAAACCTCCAGACCGTTACCAACGACTCCTCACTCTTCCCGAATTAAAACAGGTATTAAAACAGTAATTCCACGGATTTATCAAATACCAACTGCTTCAAGAACGCTTCGTCTCGTTACAGAACATTGATTTTACAGCTAAGGAAGAAACTGTTATACTACAAATTACCAATCTTGATATCTTCTCTCTAAGAGTATTAGTCACACAAGGTTAATTTGAAAACGTATCCACTGAACCACAAAAGTAAAATTTAATTGAAAGATGTCCAGTAAAACCAGTAGCTTTAATAAAATCTCCACGGAACACTAAATAAAAATGGGTTTAGTAATAATTCCAGGAAAGGACAATTCTTACTGGTATGGGCGTAGAAAGCACACGACGCTCGGAGGTCACGTATGGAGTAATCATAAAACTCTGATGGTGTTTCGTGTACAGACCGGGCAACTTTTTTAATAACATCTCCCGATGACAAAGCTCGTATTCACCGCGCGATCTCATTCGTTATAGGCGGGATTCATCCACGTTACCGTTCGTTCTGCCGGCTACTAAAAGAGAAACTTTTTGAAAGGGCTACGAAAGCGCGTCTTCTTTCCTCGTTTCTTTATTTCACCGGGTGGGGCGTCCATGGATGGACAAACCGAGAGAATAAAAGTAGTGCAACTGACACTCGAATAAAAAGAGATTTATTGAACTTCTAGGATGTAGGAACGTACCGAGAAGACATCTGCGACCGAGTGTCCTTATCGTGCACGTTGCAATGATCGAGAAGATTGAAAATTCCACGACTAAATAGAAGAAGGATAACGTTCGACGCAATACAAATTATTCGTTGCGCACCAACATAAATCTTTCTTTCTACGGCATCATTCTTTCCACTCGAACATTCCACAACTTTAACTTCCACTTTTATCACTGAGAAGTTACAAAAAGTTTCACTCAATGGCAAAAAACAAATGCAAAATTTCTAATTCCCAACAGTCACCATTGGGATGTTAAAGAATGCCAAGCTCCACCAAGAATAATTGCAAGCAGAATATCAATCAGTCCCCAAGTTCTCAATTCCCACTTACGAAAAATTCTTCTGTCTATCCGATCGGAAAACAGAGTCGAAGCGATTCTAATGAGACGAGCATGGACGACCAACTAGGAGCGAATATTAAGCCAGTGCCAAATAAAGGACCTGTGTATAGTCGCGTGACACGAATCGTCCACGGCCACGTCCATCTTGCCAATTTCGAAACGAGAGGATCATGTGCGATCGACGTCGCATACTGAATGGGAAGAGCAACAGGATATAGTGAAAGAACTTTCTTCGCGAGCGTCAAACACTCGGCTTGGTCTTGGTCGGTCAGTCTAGCGTCTTCGTGGAACCGCGGTGAAAGCGTCTGCACCACGTCCGCCGATCTCCTGCAGCCTCTGGATGGAATCCAGGGGCAGAAGGTGAAAAAGCAGCTCGTGTGAACAGTGGAAGGTGTGCCAGCCTGACCGGTAGAATGCGCGATCATGGAAAATTCGGCAAACACGCCGTGATTTTAAGAGATTTCGTCGACGAATGGGGAAGAAGAGCTTCTGCAACAACGTTTCTTCGTGACCATTGATCGAAAAATGTTTGGACGGGCCGCATCGGGAGGAATCTGGACCCTGGGTTTCGTCTTGCCGTTCCTTGCTCACGTGGCCTGTCTGAACGTCAGATTATTGCAAAACAATTCGTTAACCGCGACTATAGATCACGCTGTAAGTAATATTGGACAGTGAAACCGGTACGTGCTTCGGTTCGAGGACTGTGAGTGGTGTTCCATGGGTGATTTCAATATTTTTCGCATTTCTCATTGGTGTCGTTAGATTTTTCTTGAAATCAAGAAGATCGTGGTTGCTGGTAACTAAATGTTTGTCGAAGGAAAGATACTCGCTTCGATCGAAAGGGTTTGTCAGTGAGATTCAACACTGTGTCACGTTTTGTTAGCTCTTAAGAAGCTTATTGGAATCACTTTTGGGTCGCGTAATGAGCTAGATTCTTCGCTTGATCGTGTAATATTGGATTTAATCGTGCAGGCCTTGACCCATAATTCGGATCGTGGTTACTTTCTCTGATGGTTCCCCTTACTTATTAGCAATGGAAAGTGAGTGTACCGTCGAAGATTGATCAACGTAGAAATGTTCTTTCAGGCAACAAATTCGACCCACAATCGAAAGGGCAAGTTCTTGTTTGACGAACTGTTTGGTCTTGACATAACCAGCTCCGTGGACGAGGATGAACTGCCAAGGAATTGCACATGTGGTAAGATTACGTTACCGAATATATTATAAGACATTAATTCGATGGTCGTCAATTTTTAGTATGATTACAGTCATTTTCTTCTCTGTAGATTGCAAAATAATCTGTAACCATAAAGATCGTCCTTTTTCCTCATTAATTCAATGAAAGGCATAAAATGTTCAATCGACTCGCACTAAAACGCAATGAAATTACGAACAGCAGTTTCACTGGCACAGATGCTCgcgaaagaaaaaagtgctacAAAAATAAGTAGAAATCTTTGAACTAGTTTCCATCGTCTCTTTTTCGTCTCTTTCACCTTCACGAGGAAAGAAACGAAAGTGCAACTCGAAAAATCACTTTCTCCTACGCGACTTTGCAAACTTATTACGTCACGTGGCGGAATTTACACTTGACCACGTCCAGTGTAATAATGTCAACTAGTACGTATGATCGCGTGCTAGCTACCGATGTAACAGTCTTCCGTAGAAAGCGTCCCTCTACGTCCCCAACTCCTCTAGCGACCGACGATGACAGGTAACGAGCAGTAATGAAGAAGGAATTGCTTTCCAGAGTGCGGTATATCCAATCAGGAGGATCGAATCGTCGGCGGGCGGCCAACATCGCCAAACAAGTACCCCTGGGTGGCGAGACTCGTCTACGAGGGGCGCTTTCATTGCGGTGCCAGCCTCGTCAATAACGATTATGTTCTTACCGCTGCCCATTGTGTCCGTAGGTAAGTTttttgtatatgtatatatgtcttTTTGATGTTGGCAAATATATTGTTTTACTTTTCTTTCTGTAgaatgaaatttgaaaaaattaaATTATCATAGTGTTTCATAAATTGAGTACTTAAAATCTTTTTACTATATGAAGATTTAAAATTTCATTTACTTTCCAGATTAAAGCGTTCAAAGATCCGTGTAATACTTGGAGATTATAATCAACACGTAAATACCGATGGAAAAGCCATAATGAGAGCCGTGAGCGCTATAATTCGCCACCGGAACTTCGACATGAATTCGTACAATCACGACGTTGCCTTGTTGAAACTTCGAAAGTCTGTAAAATTTTCTAAAACTGTTAAACCAGTATGTTTACCTCAAAGCGGTAAGGAATCATATATTTCTAAATGAAACATATTTCATTTTGCTTACTAAAATTATCAGTCGCAAGTATTGAAGAACGCAAGTTTTGAACGAGAAAATTGCTATTTGCGATTTTTAATAGTATTTCGAACAAGTTACGAGAGCACACAGTAAGTGCATTCACCTTCTACCGCGATGGGTCGTGTTAACAGAAGTTTTTAGCACTCCTCAAGTGAGGGCCTCACGTTTTCGTCAACTAATTACTGAGCCATCCTACAGATAGGAACTAAAActatttaaaaaattgaaaaatattcgaTTCAATCACTATTTGAACGCTACTAAAACAGATTAACTGATATTTACCTTAATAAATTATTTGAATGAAAGAAGTTAATATGTTAATAATAATTACAGGTAGCGATCCAGCTGGTAAAGAAGGGACCGTGGTTGGCTGGGGTAGAACGACAGAAGGCGGTATGCTTGCTGGACAAGTCCAAGAAGTGCAAGTGCCGATATTAAGTTTAACGCAGTGTCGCAAAATGAAATATCGAGCTAATCGGATTACAGATAACATGGTCTGCGCTGGTCGGGGCAGTCAAGATTCTTGTCAAGGTGACAGCGGCGGACCGCTTCTCGTACACGAAGGCGACAGGATCGAAATTGTTGGTGAGAGATTAATGTATCCTCTAACAACTCTAAACAgaacatttattttctttttgaaTGATTTATTTCACTATGCACTATTCCCCTGAATCTTTGCCACATCTGAATTATAGGAATAGTGTCATGGGGTGTCGGTTGTGGAAGACCAGGATATCCTGGAGTATACACCAGAGTAACTAGATACTTGAAGTGGATCAATACGAATATGAAAGATGGATGTATATgtacacgttaaaaaaaaacccACGAATTTGTAAAATACTTGACCCAGTGAAACACACAAGTGTTTGCTAGCCCTATGAAGTTATTTATTACTATATAAACGATTGGTTATACGCGAGTGTCAAAATAATTCGACTGTAAAATGGAAATTATTTGAAAGTTCATAGCTGAACGAAAAAGGAAGCCACTTATAATTAGCATTCTAATGAGAATGCTCTTACCGTCATGAAACAGCGTTTTATATATTAAGTACAAGTCGCTAGTGATTCTTTAGTTTTGTTAAACTGTTCTGTATATAATTTAGTCATAGTATAATACCGTGTAAAGTAAAGAAGAGACGAATGAATGATTCGAAATAATTCTCGTGCTTTGTAACTCGTAAATAGTTTGACAgagtaattatttctttttgtaGACGACTCCAAAATTTAGTGGATACGTAACACGAGAATAATCGAAGATTTAGATCTTATTTATTACATTGTTCGCAGAAACTTATAGTATACGTAGAAGTTATTGTATAACTCGAGTGGCACCCGGCGTCCACACCTTTAGTTGCATGAATGGCGGCCAGACGTTGTTGGAATAATCATCAGTAACGGTTTTCTGTCGAACCACGATTAACTTGATGAAGCGAACAGTCTGCTGAAAGCAGGACTGTATTGAGTGCATCGATGCACCGTATGTGTTTCAAACTAATGctcaataatatatattttttatatatgttgCCAATCAAAAGTGGCAAACGTCGAGAGAAATATCGATCAGGTTTGTATCCTATATTTAAATAGAAAATAtcgactctattgttactatattaAGAATTCGATACCTCCAATTATAACGATGATTTTCTTCGAAAACTACTTCGTAACGTCGTTGTAAAAATATGGATAAAAGTGAATACTCATAGCGACACCATAAAATTGGAGAGCTCTTGTTCTTCCTCCGTCTGTCGCGGATCCAAGATCTCAAATAAACGGCAAACGACATGAATGCATCGTAATTCAGTCGAAAGTGGATAAACCAGACCTTAATGGGCATATCGGGCGGTCTCGTCTCTGTCTAACTCGAAACGATGGCATATTATAAATACAAAACGTTCGCGGCTCAACGGTACTGGGTGACGTGCCAGTCTGATGCATAACAAGATTTTTGCATATAATAACATAGGAACGGATGGTCATAAACGTCTCCACCCTTGGAATTTGCATAGGTTTGGGACGGTGGTTTTGGGCGCGCCACAACAGGACGGCCGACAAGAATTCATGCAAATAAAGATATTTTCCTCCTTCGCATTCCGAACAAATTAATAATAGATAAAATCGAAAGGAACAACAAGATACATTAATTTCTCAATTAACCAACTTTGCTCCTCGAAACACATCGTACAAGTAGGACAAGCTGCACCAAGAACTCATGATATCAGGCAATCCATCTTCGTTGCAAGAAATACATCAAAGCTTACTAAATATAAAGTTCAAGTGAATCATCATCCACGATAGTTTGATTGAAAATACGTAACGACAACATTTTGTCGAGCAATAGATGCGACTGCACCTGTGCGTTTGATAAAAACGAGATCGCAGCTATCGATGAGAATCGTTCAGAAGCTACGGTGACCCTGATGACGGTCAACAACAGTCACCCGTAACTCGACCCTGAACGTGAACCTGAACTGGTCAGGTACTGTCCAGTTGCCGACCAATCGGCTCTGCCCTCCTTCTCTTCTGGAATAGTAATTACCTCTTCGACCTGAGTCGTCCTCAGTCGCCGTGGGACACTGGCGATAGTAACTCCCAGCCAGGGATATGTCGGCAACTCGTTCCTGACAGTGCCCGCGCCGGCGAATCCTTCATCAATAAAATCCTTCGTTTGGAACGCGTGACGCGTGAGACATCGCACGGATAATACCGAGGACAGAATTAGATCACGGAAAATGAAGCTCTCCCGCTGTCTTGGATTACTGGTCGCCTTATCTCTGGCCTCAGACCCTTGTCAAGTAAGATCGTTTCGCCTATAAATTGTTTCGTTGCACCGTTAGAGTTGGATACGAGTGATGTTCTCGTTGGTTCGTGGTGTAGTTCTTATCTTATACCCCTTGATTTATCATTCGATTTACATGCGGAATCTCATACGGGCCTGCAGTATATGTAGATTCGTACGTGAAACATAACTGAAATTTGTATCATTAGAACGTGTAATTAGTTGAGTGAACTTTTAGGCGACTACCCTCGGTGAGAAAGTGAAGAACTTTTTTGGTATCTTTGGCAACAAACCGCCATCCGCAGTGGAGTCACCTGCACCATGTTTCTGCAGTGAGTATTTGTAGTTATATCAGTGCAAGAAATGTTTAATAATGACGTCGTAGCAAATTAAATTGTCTCGACGAATATCACGTATCTTAAGATTACCAGTGTCCAATTTGATAACCAATAATTGTCATTATTTTACCTTTCTTTGCCGCTCATCGCGTTCCCCGCTTAGGAATATCAGAACGTTAACGCAAATTAACTGTTCGAACAATTAGGTTGCggcctacgtaacgaagaaagcCGTATAGTCGGCGGTCAAACGACCCGTATGAACGAATTCCCATGGATGGCCAGGCTCTCGTATTTGAACAAATTCTACTGTGGCGGGACATTAATAAACGATCGCTACGTCCTCACTGCGGCGCACTGTGTCAAAGGGTAAGCATTAATCAAAACAGGCAACTCTCCACTCAACACGATCAATAACCAACAACGGAAAGTCCTTTCGGAATTTCCCGTTTCAATATCGCTAGTCACGTTCGATGCTCCAGAGAAGTATGATCAGCTTTCCTAGCCCCGTTTTCAGGTTCATGTGGTTCATGATCAAGGTCACGTTCGGTGAACACGACAGGTGCATCGAGAGGGGCGCAGAGACCAGATACGTGGTCAGAGTGCTGATGGGTGACTTCAGTTTCCTCAACTTTGACAACGACATCGCCCTGTTACGTCTTAACGAGAGGGTGCCATTGAGCGATACCATAAGACCCATATGCCTGCCGTCGATAAGAGGTGCGaaattc comes from the Xylocopa sonorina isolate GNS202 chromosome 1, iyXylSono1_principal, whole genome shotgun sequence genome and includes:
- the LOC143433203 gene encoding transmembrane protease serine 9 → MLSHATMQRGLVILLWISCCGYALPRVVPQNEKKYLPSSNFQMQYNRPLDEMSYIDFDSAPSLPSKRPNICNDCVCGVGRKTRIVGGNVTSVYEYPWIVSMSKQGIFYCAGSLITRRHVLTAAHCLEGFDKRIIKLVLVDNDRKRMDKNSIIRRIKSVVIHENFHAYTYNNDIAIIEMDRPVDVNGVVRTACLPEDKAIDYTGATATVIGWGRTGEGEPVSDELRRVNLPILSQEECDQAGYQQNRITENMFCAGYLEGEIDACFGDSGGPLHVKGTYGHLEVIGIISWGRGCARPNFPGIYTKLTNYLGWLKDHLGDECVCPPPRRYATNSTHNRKGKFLFDELFGLDITSSVDEDELPRNCTCGKITNCFPECGISNQEDRIVGGRPTSPNKYPWVARLVYEGRFHCGASLVNNDYVLTAAHCVRRLKRSKIRVILGDYNQHVNTDGKAIMRAVSAIIRHRNFDMNSYNHDVALLKLRKSVKFSKTVKPVCLPQSGSDPAGKEGTVVGWGRTTEGGMLAGQVQEVQVPILSLTQCRKMKYRANRITDNMVCAGRGSQDSCQGDSGGPLLVHEGDRIEIVGIVSWGVGCGRPGYPGVYTRVTRYLKWINTNMKDGCICNPSSLQEIHQSLLNIKFKCDCTCAFDKNEIAAIDENRSEATVTLMTVNNSHPHRTDNTEDRIRSRKMKLSRCLGLLVALSLASDPCQATTLGEKVKNFFGIFGNKPPSAVESPAPCFCSCGLRNEESRIVGGQTTRMNEFPWMARLSYLNKFYCGGTLINDRYVLTAAHCVKGPVFRFMWFMIKVTFGEHDRCIERGAETRYVVRVLMGDFSFLNFDNDIALLRLNERVPLSDTIRPICLPSIRDKHYVGTKAIASGWGTLHEDGKPSCLLQEVEVPVMSLQDCRNTSYSPRMISDNMMCAGYLDGKKDSCQGDSGGPLIAERDDKKYELIGIVSWGNGCARPGYPGVYTRVTRYIDWIVYHSREGCFCDQI